One Thermicanus aegyptius DSM 12793 DNA segment encodes these proteins:
- a CDS encoding S-layer homology domain-containing protein, producing the protein MKKRWMMITALLFILLSFNPVFAADGEEIQTTAVIFEDLQQHWAKEAAEALYNMGALPFKDETVFSPEKAITRAEYIYILLTVKGITPTGARQLSYKDLPSDAWYRPYVETAYQMGWIDGKGEYFYPDSPLSRENMIDLLLRSLGEGVVAQKFSNLKVLDKFSDEKTVDPPFRSLLAYAVAKGYISGSRDLKLDPRKDATRAEAVQLIYKTLYQRLSLPEIKKEEVSDIPVLYFQKVKVKATAYSNKEKEISNRTALGWDVRQGIVSVDPTVIPYGTQLYIPGYGFAVAADRGDEIRELKVDLYMNSLEEALKFGVKKELTVYILDPVTVKVK; encoded by the coding sequence ATGAAAAAGAGATGGATGATGATCACAGCGCTCCTCTTTATCCTATTGTCCTTCAATCCGGTTTTTGCCGCAGACGGCGAAGAAATACAAACCACAGCCGTCATTTTTGAGGATCTTCAGCAGCACTGGGCAAAAGAGGCGGCGGAAGCCCTCTACAATATGGGAGCCCTCCCCTTCAAAGACGAAACCGTTTTTTCGCCTGAAAAAGCAATTACCCGGGCTGAGTATATTTACATATTGCTTACGGTGAAGGGGATTACCCCAACTGGTGCCCGTCAACTTTCTTACAAAGATCTGCCTTCCGATGCCTGGTATCGCCCTTATGTTGAGACCGCCTACCAAATGGGGTGGATCGATGGAAAAGGAGAATATTTCTATCCCGATTCTCCCCTCTCCCGGGAGAACATGATCGATCTTCTGCTTAGAAGCCTGGGAGAGGGCGTGGTTGCCCAGAAGTTTTCCAACCTAAAAGTTTTAGATAAATTTTCCGATGAAAAAACGGTGGATCCGCCTTTCCGTTCCCTCCTCGCCTATGCGGTTGCCAAAGGGTACATCAGCGGTTCCAGGGACTTGAAGCTGGATCCCCGGAAGGATGCCACGAGGGCAGAGGCCGTACAACTGATTTATAAAACCTTGTATCAACGCCTATCCCTCCCGGAGATTAAGAAGGAAGAGGTTAGCGATATCCCCGTTCTCTATTTCCAGAAGGTGAAGGTTAAGGCGACCGCCTACTCCAACAAAGAGAAGGAAATTTCGAACCGCACGGCTTTAGGCTGGGATGTGCGGCAGGGAATCGTCTCCGTCGATCCTACCGTGATCCCGTATGGAACACAGCTTTATATTCCCGGCTATGGTTTTGCCGTCGCGGCAGATCGGGGCGACGAGATCAGGGAACTTAAGGTGGACCTCTATATGAATTCCTTGGAGGAAGCGCTAAAGTTCGGAGTTAAAAAGGAGTTGACGGTTTATATTCTCGATCCGGTTACGGTGAAGGTGAAATAA
- a CDS encoding alpha/beta-type small acid-soluble spore protein, whose protein sequence is MAENTRSRNTNQLLVPQASQVLDQMKYEIASEFGVQLGADTTSRANGSVGGEITKRLVSYAQQQMAGKSF, encoded by the coding sequence TTGGCTGAAAACACCCGCTCCCGTAACACCAACCAGTTGCTGGTTCCTCAAGCATCTCAAGTCCTCGATCAGATGAAATATGAGATTGCTTCCGAATTTGGGGTTCAGCTAGGCGCCGATACCACTTCCCGGGCAAACGGTTCTGTCGGGGGAGAGATCACGAAACGTCTTGTAAGCTACGCCCAACAACAGATGGCTGGGAAAAGCTTCTAA
- a CDS encoding alpha/beta-type small acid-soluble spore protein, which translates to MAQENRSNNTNQLLVSQAAQALDQMKYEIASEFGVQLGADTTSRANGSVGGEITKRLVSYAQQHMAGSVITQ; encoded by the coding sequence ATGGCTCAAGAGAATCGTTCCAATAATACGAATCAATTGTTGGTTTCACAAGCGGCACAGGCTTTGGACCAAATGAAGTACGAAATCGCCTCAGAATTTGGGGTTCAGTTAGGAGCCGATACCACTTCCCGGGCCAATGGTTCCGTCGGGGGAGAGATCACCAAGCGTTTGGTCAGCTATGCCCAACAACACATGGCAGGGTCCGTCATCACCCAGTAA
- a CDS encoding M24 family metallopeptidase — MQGIFEKRREQVRKRMEEEGMEGALVLHPTNIYYLTGYLADPHERFMGLFLFRSSEEVFLVPQLERERANAYLKEVVSYTDDEGPLPLIRKIMTDLTEGVFGVEKEVITLERVEWLKEISPSLIFRSLHPFLAKLRGVKSREEQDLLRRAGKMLDEILMEGIRSLKKGMTERQMVTLLEGLAKERGVQRMSFDTMVLSGPKSALPHGIPEDRPILEGEYLLFDLGIPYQGYHSDITRTFFLGKPTKRHEMVYKTVLKAQQSAISMVKPGILYRSLDEEARRVIEAEGYGSYFIHRLGHGLGLDVHEFPSVHGHNGEIVEVGNVFTVEPGIYIPDFGGVRIEDDVIVTAQGAETFTGAPKEWEEMILSFS; from the coding sequence ATGCAAGGAATATTTGAAAAAAGGCGGGAGCAGGTAAGAAAGAGGATGGAAGAGGAGGGGATGGAGGGCGCTTTGGTCCTTCACCCCACAAACATTTATTATTTAACCGGTTACTTGGCCGATCCCCACGAGCGGTTTATGGGTCTTTTTCTTTTCCGATCGTCTGAGGAGGTATTTTTGGTTCCTCAGTTGGAACGGGAAAGGGCAAACGCCTATCTAAAAGAAGTGGTAAGTTATACCGATGATGAAGGTCCTTTGCCTCTGATTCGAAAGATCATGACCGATCTAACGGAAGGTGTATTCGGGGTGGAAAAAGAGGTGATTACCCTGGAGCGGGTGGAATGGCTTAAGGAGATCAGCCCATCCCTCATTTTCCGCTCTCTTCATCCTTTTCTGGCAAAGCTGAGGGGGGTAAAAAGCCGGGAAGAACAGGATCTTCTCCGCCGAGCGGGCAAAATGCTGGATGAAATTTTGATGGAAGGGATACGCTCATTAAAAAAGGGGATGACGGAGAGACAAATGGTTACCCTATTGGAGGGACTGGCTAAGGAGCGAGGAGTTCAGAGAATGTCCTTTGATACGATGGTATTAAGCGGGCCGAAGTCAGCCCTTCCCCATGGGATCCCGGAGGATCGTCCGATTCTTGAGGGCGAGTATCTTCTCTTCGATTTGGGAATTCCCTATCAAGGGTATCATTCCGACATAACCCGCACCTTTTTTTTAGGCAAGCCTACAAAAAGACATGAAATGGTCTATAAAACGGTCCTTAAAGCTCAGCAAAGCGCCATCTCCATGGTTAAACCCGGTATCCTGTATCGATCTTTGGATGAAGAGGCCCGTCGCGTGATTGAGGCGGAGGGTTACGGTTCTTACTTTATCCATCGCTTGGGTCATGGACTGGGGCTAGACGTGCATGAATTCCCTTCGGTCCATGGTCATAATGGGGAGATTGTGGAAGTGGGGAATGTTTTTACGGTAGAACCGGGCATTTACATTCCGGACTTTGGAGGAGTCCGCATTGAGGATGATGTGATCGTAACTGCACAGGGGGCCGAAACGTTTACCGGAGCCCCCAAGGAATGGGAGGAGATGATTCTTTCATTTTCCTAA